One Rhododendron vialii isolate Sample 1 chromosome 2a, ASM3025357v1 genomic region harbors:
- the LOC131317470 gene encoding cationic amino acid transporter 5-like yields the protein MKRCLNSWDLTWVGFGASIGAGIFVLTSQEAHYDAGPAIVVSYLAAGFSTMVGVFIYMEFAVEIPVAGGSFAFLRVELGDFAAFMAAANLLLDQMLGNATVAKAWTSYLTTLLNRPPNSLLIHTNLKQGYNLLDPIAITVITITSAIAITSTKKTSLPNWIASAVNRVVILFVIIAGLAHAKTSNLTLFMPFGVKGVFQGAAFSHGGFNAIATLAEETKKPSRDIPVELLGSMSVTIVIYCLMALSLSMMQKFTENQGHYIYSVAFESVWMNWAKYFVAFGAPKGMITVLLMATLQQSRYCWEKLPKTPRIFFPPCANSE from the exons ATGAAACGGTGTTTGAATTCGTGGGACCTTACTTGGGTCGGCTTCGGCGCCAGCATTGGCGCAGGCATCTTTGTGCTCACAAGCCAAGAAGCCCATTATGATGCCGGGCCTGCTATCGTCGTATCCTATCTTGCTGCTGGTTTTTCGACCATGGTTGGTGTTTTCATCTACATGGAATTCGCTGTAGAAATTCCTGTAGCCGGTGGTTCATTTGCTTTTCTGAGAGTCGAACTGGGAGATTTTGCAGCATTTATGGCAGCTGCTAACTTACTTCTCGACCAAATGCTTGGAAATGCAACAGTTGCTAAAGCTTGGACTTCTTACTTGACAACTCTTCTCAACCGTCCACCCAACTCGCTTCTTATCCATACAAATCTTAAACAAGGATACAACCTCTTGGACCCAATTGCCATTACAGTTATAACAATCACATCGGCAATCGCCATCACTAGCACAAAGAAAACCTCACTCCCCAATTGGATTGCATCCGCAGTAAACAGGGTTGTGATACTTTTTGTTATAATTGCAGGTTTAGCTCATGCCAAAACCTCGAATCTTACTCTCTTTATGCCTTTTGGCGTAAAAGGGGTATTCCAAGGGGCAGCCTTTTCGCATGGAGGATTCAACGCTATAGCAACACTGGCAGAAGAAACGAAAAAGCCATCAAGAGACATACCGGTAGAGTTGCTTGGGTCGATGTCGGTCACCATCGTCATATATTGTTTGATGGCACTTTCACTGAGTATGATGCAAAA atttaccgaaaatcagggtcaTTACATCTACTCTGTTGCATTTGAGAGCGTATGGATGAATTGGGCAAAGTATTTTGTAGCATTCGGTGCTCCTAAGGGAATGATCACCGTTCTTCTTATGGCGACGCTTCAACAGAGTCGATACTGTTGGGAAAAACTACCTAAAACACCACGAATATTTTTCCCACCTTGTGCAAATAGTGAATAG